In Naumovozyma dairenensis CBS 421 chromosome 2, complete genome, the following are encoded in one genomic region:
- the FET4 gene encoding Fet4p — translation MGRILAFFGNPGQRPTIHHRAPLPISHECGSDLDHVCTVEEGEEEEVITIIDENGEKKETLKQDLRAISSNSDQSTAVELSDMNIESDGSIITSHGFTGLNKGYTDKVLDILVDFAGGQIVFCCVWIILIIWIVIGIVYNGSYVWQVVMQDGQSIQCYIWDTLLMRQQLTSTHEQVLVCCQLRSRMSTFKDFLTRTLNVHNHDKDDTNNNIPLSCSASSITSNNCNESNDKTTQDKSKINEDNEYCQEKNAETPENSLPESSDAIINPEMDMKTIAGELPIENWYDRFSSISSNIIGSVPCMILFWLGIIVWIICGVIPKDAGNSPPYTGRTTGSNPKLKKFSDAWQMYINTAVAVSLLICTTFLQNIRARHDKFIAKFLVNTFEIDDKIDIRLRTYFKDFRLANPVITVPPGKRTWGEKCIDWYADIIGTGIGVMLAIAFFGVWIGIGSPLHWDDNWWLIIGTYTGLVGFLDGYVIRQVYFRIIEHEEENYSKVAEQDLELFQVLGIDCPEEFTGKPQGNVTKTLNYKISSFVNRICSDQLSVLASILIIIGLICVSSGLRWSTTGQLIANTPTMIIEEFFLIVLLQAHNWADQQRRVEVSALLARRQILLAYVENHFPVIKY, via the coding sequence atggGTAGAATTCTAGCATTTTTTGGGAATCCTGGTCAACGTCCAACGATCCATCATCGTGCACCATTACCAATTTCACACGAGTGTGGTTCTGATCTGGATCATGTATGCACTGTcgaagaaggagaagaagaggaagtCATAACGATAATAGATGAAAATGgtgaaaagaaagagacACTCAAGCAAGATTTGCGTGCCATTTCTTCGAACAGTGATCAATCAACTGCTGTTGAATTGAGTGATATGAATATCGAATCTGATGGGTCAATTATAACAAGTCACGGGTTTACTGGTCTTAATAAAGGTTACACAGATAAGGTATTGGATATTTTAGTTGATTTCGCCGGTGGACAAATTGTGTTTTGTTGTGTATGgataattttaattatttgGATTGTAATCGGTATAGTTTATAACGGTTCTTATGTATGGCAAGTGGTAATGCAAGATGGTCAATCTATTCAATGTTATATTTGGGATACTCTGCTGATGAGACAACAATTAACTAGTACCCATGAACAAGTTCTTGTCTGTTGCCAATTACGATCCCGTATGTCTACTTTCAAAGACTTTCTAACTAGAACTCTAAATGTGCACAACcatgataaagatgatactaataataacatacCATTATCATGCTCAGCATCTTCCATTACATCTAACAATTGTAACGAATCTAATGATAAGACGACACAGGACAAGagtaaaataaatgaagaCAATGAATATTGTCAAGAAAAGAACGCTGAGACCCCAGAAAATAGTTTACCAGAGTCATCCGATGCTATTATAAATCCAGAGATGGACATGAAGACTATTGCAGGAGAATTACCAATTGAGAATTGGTATGACCgattttcatcaatttcatccaACATTATTGGTTCTGTACCATGTATGATATTATTCTGGCTTGGTATTATCGTTTGGATTATTTGTGGTGTTATTCCAAAGGATGCAGGTAATAGCCCACCATACACTGGTAGAACCACTGGTAGTAATcctaaattgaaaaaatttagTGATGCATGGCAAATGTATATTAATACTGCTGTAGCTGtctcattattaatttgtACCACgtttttacaaaatattagaGCAAGAcatgataaatttattgCTAAATTTCTAGTTAAcacttttgaaattgatgataagATTGATATTAGATTAAGAAcatattttaaagatttcaGGCTCGCTAACCCAGTTATTACCGTTCCACCAGGTAAAAGAACTTGGGGTGAGAAATGTATTGATTGGTATGCTGATATTATTGGTACAGGTATTGGTGTCATGCTTGCCATTGCATTTTTTGGTGTTTGGATTGGTATTGGTTCACCGTTACATTGGGATGATAATTGGTGGTTGATTATTGGGACTTATACTGGTCTGGTCGGATTTTTGGATGGCTACGTTATTCGACAAGTGTATTTTAGAATTATTGAGcatgaagaagaaaattattcCAAAGTAGCAGAACAGGATTTAGAACTGTTTCAAGTATTAGGCATTGATTGTCCTGAAGAGTTTACTGGGAAACCTCAGGGTAACGTAACCAAGACtttaaattataaaatatCTTCCTTCGTCAACAGAATATGTTCCGATCAATTGAGTGTTCTTGCATcaattttgattattattggtcTAATCTGTGTATCATCTGGTTTGCGCTGGAGTACCACAGGTCAATTAATTGCTAATACACCAACTATgattattgaagaattctTCTTAATTGTATTGCTTCAGGCACATAATTGGGCAGATCAACAACGAAGAGTTGAAGTATCGGCCTTGTTAGCAAGAAGACAAATTTTACTTGCATATGTTGAAAACCATTTCCCAGTAATTAAATATTAG
- the AGC1 gene encoding citrin (similar to Saccharomyces cerevisiae AGC1 (YPR021C); ancestral locus Anc_8.129) codes for MEQINSNNSKRLKQIEIFNKYASFIDFQKEKESKDFRKVQHAHKGTKNGQFVLFYDDFINLITNSKNDNTNAFNLNLIPKESFGCIFLAMDENNKSYLTLNDWFYFNNILQCNNYQFLILYEFLRKFDTNINTNIPSKSSRKNKFINYSNKFLSFDQLLLNLKNLKFTINLLHETVVNDEFLKQKNLYLNWDHFKFLKFYQFFPYRNSNDATDDITKRNQPYLTLNSLITILQNDLKQEKLFLGFEKLARFDSEKNALTINRYQLSYLLKLFYSHKVSSYIFDSLDLSNTKLIKSNNNSITFNVFKDILYLFQNFDIINQLLIKYSKTIPQNKNATLEQKQQQIITKNDFITFLNSEHNKINNVIQFSPSQINLLFSIVENFKKIFIIINILINSFKLNQLIHKIKTIISYMKNLMNIIMINQIILFKILIFFNTTTANDTYPYYFLSNNELTIDDFMKIVNPNYLNDLIHQLELNNLIDQSLYINYYFYPIFDSIFNFSLGSIAGCIGATIVYPIDFIKTRMQAQRSLTKYKNSVDCLIKIVSKNGIRSLYSGLTPQLIGVAPEKAIKLTINDLMRNKLSGRNNRGNLKLSYEILSGATAGLCQTIVTNPLEIIKIRLQVKSSNSEINAWKIIKHLKFNGLYKGITACLLRDVPFSAIYFPTYAHLKKDLFKFDPNDKFKKKRLKTWELLTAGAIAGMPAAFLTTPFDVIKTRLQIEPKPGEVAYKGIFHAFKTIFEEESFKSFFKGGGARVLRSSPQFGFTLAAYEIFKNLFQGQSIDTGIDTGTGSGNLNDNPSLQSAKSNNVSPITGPFNSYFKSLDNSSYTSKENKELHTNNDKLRRKANTSNNNRQYYSDNYYPNYYYKSCQISKTFIDLDNNFAHFDYSVYKKFRDYLNSLNN; via the coding sequence ATGGAACAAATCAACTCTAATAATAGTAAGCGTTTAAAGCAAATAGAAATCTTTAACAAATACGCTTCttttattgattttcaaaaagaaaaagaatctAAAGACTTTCGTAAAGTCCAACATGCACACAAAGGAACTAAAAATGGTCAATTCGTTCTATTTTAtgatgatttcattaactTAATTacaaattccaaaaatgataatactaATGCCTTTAATTTGAATCTGATACCCAAGGAATCATTCGGCTGTATCTTTTTAGCAAtggatgaaaataataaatcttatCTCACTTTAAATGATTGGTTTTATTTCAATAACATTCTGCAATGtaataattatcaatttttaatCCTTTATGAATTCttaagaaaatttgataCAAATATAAACACAAATATACCCTCGAAGTCatcaaggaaaaataaattcatcaattataGTAATAAATTTCTAAGTTTTGATCAATTACTTTTAAActtaaagaatttaaaatttaCAATCAATTTATTACATGAAACTGTCgttaatgatgaatttttaaaacaAAAGAATTTATATCTAAATTGGGAtcattttaaatttttgaaattttatcaatttttccCATATAGAAATAGTAATGATGCTACTGACGACATTACTAAAAGAAATCAACCTTATTTGActttaaattctttaattacTATACTAcaaaatgatttaaaacaggaaaaattatttttaggatttgaaaaattggcAAGATTTGATTCAGAGAAAAATGCATTAACCATCAATAGATACCAATTATCTTAccttttgaaattattctATTCTCATAAAGTTTCCagttatatttttgattcattggatttatcaaatacaaaattgattaaatcaaataataattcaatcaCTTTTAATGtctttaaagatatattatatttattccaaaattttgatatcataaatcaattactaattaaatattccaaaacTATTccacaaaataaaaatgcaACATTAGAgcaaaaacaacaacaaatcATAACgaaaaatgatttcatcacttttcttaattctgaacataataaaattaataatgtaaTTCAATTTTCTCCATCACAAATcaatcttttattttcaattgtagaaaattttaaaaaaatatttatcatcatcaatatattgataaattcattcaaattgaatcaattaattcacaaaatcaaaacaatcATTTCTTacatgaaaaatttaatgaacaTTATAATGatcaatcaaataattttattcaaGATATTGATCTTTTTCAACACTACCACAGCAAATGATACATAtccttattattttttatcaaaCAATGAATTAAccattgatgattttatgAAAATTGTAAACCCtaattatttaaatgatttaattcatcaattagAACTAAACAATCTTATCGATCaatcattatatataaattattatttttatccCATTTTTGattccattttcaatttctcaTTGGGATCCATAGCTGGTTGTATTGGTGCTACAATAGTATATCCAATTGATTTCATCAAGACAAGAATGCAAGCTCAAAGATCTCTAactaaatataaaaattcCGTTGATTGTTTAATTAAAATAGTCTCAAAGAATGGTATAAGATCATTATATTCAGGTTTAACACCACAATTAATTGGTGTCGCTCCTGAAAAGGCAATAAAATTAACAATCAATGATTTAAtgagaaataaattatctgGTAGGAATAATAGaggaaatttgaaattatcatatgaaatattatctgGCGCAACTGCAGGACTTTGTCAAACAATCGTTACCAATCCATtagaaattattaagattagaTTACAAGTaaaatcttctaattcagAAATTAATGCAtggaaaattattaaacatTTAAAATTTAATGGTCTTTATAAGGGAATCACTGCATGTTTATTGAGAGATGTACCATTTTCCGCAATTTATTTCCCCACTTATGCacatttgaagaaagatttatttaaattcgatccaaatgataaatttaaaaagaaaagattgaaaacATGGGAACTATTAACTGCGGGGGCAATAGCTGGTATGCCAGCTGCATTTTTGACAACTCCATTTGATGTTATTAAGACAAGATTACAAATTGAACCTAAACCTGGTGAAGTTGCTTATAAGGGTATTTTCCATGCATTTAAAACTATTTTCGAGGAAGAAAGctttaaatcatttttcaaaggtGGTGGTGCAAGGGTACTAAGAAGTTCACCACAATTTGGTTTCACTTTGGCTGCTtatgaaatattcaaaaatttgttCCAGGGACAAAGTATTGATACTGGTATTGATACTGGTACTGGTAGCGGCAATCTTAATGACAACCCAAGTTTGCAATCTGCCAAAAGTAACAACGTTTCTCCAATAACTGGTCCGTTCAATTCATATTTTAAATCCTTAGATAATTCTTCTTATacatcaaaagaaaataaagaattacaTACTAATAATGACAAACTGCGAAGGAAAGCAAATacaagtaataataatagacAATATTATAGTGATAATTATTATCCAAATTATTACTATAAAAGTTGTCAAATATCAAAGACTTTTATTGACttggataataattttgcaCATTTTGATTACTCagtttataaaaaattcagagattatttaaatagTCTAAATAATTAA
- the YCK3 gene encoding casein kinase YCK3 (similar to Saccharomyces cerevisiae YCK3 (YER123W); ancestral locus Anc_8.132): protein MSQQQQHIVGIHYTVGPKIGEGSFGVIFEGENILNNKFKQKNDNNDATTTGSNSNSDPVAIKFEPRHSDAPQLRDEFRSYKILNKVKGIPHVYYFGQEGMHNILIIDLLGPSLEDLFEWCNRKFSIKTTCMLAKQMIQRIKDIHNHDLIYRDIKPDNFLISQYQKKNSSQKGITRSANGDPNLIYLVDFGMAKQYRDPKTKQHIPYRERKSLSGTARYMSINTHFGKEQSRRDDLESLGHVFFYFLRSSLPWQGLKAPNNKLKYEKIGLTKQKLNPNDLLVNYNNIPRQFATFLKYARSLKFEQDPDYDYLISLMDDALLENGLKDDGHYDWMDLNNGHGWDININKRINLHGYGNPNPNANANTTGTPNQNLNLKNTHKNNNNINNKAQANLDQSNINMKMSRIIHSTNSFMYSNDDQQQTTTNNNRSALLRSKDYSNSKDNLLKSSNQMEKNKYQSLKQPILQSRNNNNNNSYDSMSTRIKNNNNYYNDTRRQQQQQQQAQQNLFDNTSASLQNNTCNNNENNRSTISRIFSYICCGYCCLSDSSPSSSSSY, encoded by the coding sequence ATGtcacaacaacagcaacatATAGTGGGGATACATTATACTGTAGGTCCTAAGATAGGTGAAGGTTCATTCGGTGTCATTTTTGAAGGTGAAAATATActcaataataaattcaaacaaaaaaatgataataatgacgcTACTACTACCGGCAGTAATAGTAACAGTGACCCAGTGGCCATCAAATTTGAACCAAGACATTCTGATGCTCCTCAATTAAGAGATGAATTTAGAAgttataaaatattaaataaagtGAAAGGAATACCTcatgtttattatttcgGTCAAGAAGGTATgcataatatattaatcaTTGATTTGTTAGGCCCTTCATTAGAAGACCTTTTCGAATGGTGTAATaggaaattttcaataaagacTACTTGTATGTTAGCTAAACAAATGATACAAagaattaaagatattcataatcatgatttgatttataGAGATATTAAAcctgataattttttaatttcacaatatcaaaagaaaaatagcTCACAGAAAGGTATCACGAGGAGTGCGAATGGTGATCcaaatttgatttatttagTAGATTTTGGAATGGCTAAACAATATAGAGATCCAAAGACAAAACAACATATACCATatagagaaagaaaatcattatcTGGGACCGCACGTTATATGTCAATTAATACTCATTTTGGTAAAGAACAATCAAGAAGAGATGATTTGGAATCATTGGGTCATgtgtttttttatttcttaagAAGTTCTTTACCATGGCAAGGTTTAAAAGctccaaataataaattaaaatatgaaaaaattggattAACAAAGCAAAAATTGAATccaaatgatttattagttaattataataatataccaaGACAATTTGCCacttttttaaaatatgcaagatctttgaaatttgaacAAGATCctgattatgattatttaatttcattaatggaTGATGCATTATTGGAAAATGGTTTGAAAGATGATGGTCATTATGATTGGATGgatttaaataatggtCATGGTTGGGACatcaatataaataaaagaattaacCTTCATGGATATGGTAATCCAAATCCAAATGCAAATGCAAATACCACAGGAACGCCgaatcaaaatttaaacttgaaaaatactcacaagaacaacaataatattaataataaagcaCAAGCAAATTTGGATCAAAGTAATATCAATATGAAAATGTCAAGGATTATTCATTCAACAAATAGTTTCATGTATAGTAACGATgatcaacaacaaacaacaactaATAACAATAGGTCTGCATTATTAAGAAGTAAAGATTATAGTAACTCAAAAGATAATCTCCTGAAAAGTAGTAAccaaatggaaaaaaataaatatcaaTCATTAAAACAACCAATCTTACAATCAAgaaataacaacaataacaattcCTATGATTCAATGAGTACAcgaataaaaaataacaacaattattataacGATACTAGACgacaacagcaacaacaacaacaagcaCAACAAAATTTATTCGATAATACATCTGCATCTctacaaaataatacttGTAATAACAATGAGAATAACAGAAGTACTATTTCACgtatattttcatatatatgttGCGGTTATTGTTGTCTGTCTGATTCTTCTccctcatcatcatcttcatattaa
- the ROK1 gene encoding RNA-dependent ATPase ROK1, with translation MDIFRVLTRGASVKKKDNSKKQSSVDYSLSKSNHTNLKTPGKNDKLANIQMDRELDFFRNKKIFHKVTDSKLGDSDQETLSKSEPAVDGNEEDETETFDVQPKITNAKDALELRKSYKGNVTGQDIPLPIGSFEDLITRFSFDKRLLTNLIENHFTEPTPIQCESIPLALNSRDIVACAPTGSGKTLAFLIPLLQQIINDKETLGLKGLIISPTKELANQIFIECIKLSNKIFLDKKRPLQIALLSKSLSAKLKNKVINEKKYDIIISTPLRLIDVVKNEALDLSKVKHLIFDEADKLFDKTFVEQTDDILSSCTDNSLRKAMFSATIPSNVEEIANSIMLDPIRVIIGHKEAANMNIEQKLVFCGNEEGKLIAIRQLVQEGEFKPPIIIFLESITRAKALYHELMYDRMNVDVIHAERTALQREKIIERFKSGDLWCLICTDVLARGIDFKGVNLVINYDVPRTAQAYVHRIGRTGRGGRSGKAITLYTKQDSLAIKPIINVMKQSGCEVAEWMNNISKITKKEKEAIKRGKSHTERKQISTVPKIDILKKKRKQEMIQASKRRKLEEHQ, from the coding sequence ATGGATATCTTTAGAGTGCTAACAAGAGGTGCTTCTGTCAAGAAGAAGGATAATAGTAAAAAGCAAAGTTCTGTTGATTATAGTTTAAGTAAATCGAATCAtacaaatttgaaaactcCTGGGAAAAATGATAAACTAGCAAATATACAAATGGATAGAGAATTGGATTTCTtcagaaataaaaaaatattccatAAAGTTACTGATTCTAAACTAGGAGACAGTGATCAGGAAACTTTATCGAAATCTGAACCAGCAGTAGATGGAaacgaagaagatgaaacgGAAACATTCGATGTACAACCGAAAATTACAAATGCGAAAGATGCATTAGAATTACGTAAATCATATAAGGGGAACGTTACAGGTCAAGATATACCGTTACCAATTGGATCATTTGAAGATCTTATAACAAGGTTTTCATTCGATAAAAGATTATTGACCAACTTAATTGAGAATCATTTCACTGAACCAACGCCAATTCAATGTGAAAGTATCCCATTAGCTTTGAATTCTCGTGATATAGTTGCGTGTGCACCAACTGGTTCTGGTAAAACTTTAGCATTCTTAATACCATTATTACAACAAATCAtcaatgataaagaaaCGTTAGGTTTAAAAGGGTTAATCATTTCTCCAACAAAGGAATTGGcaaatcaaatatttattgaatgtattaaattatcaaataaaattttccTTGATAAAAAACGCCCATTACAAATtgcattattatcaaaatcattaagtgcaaaattgaaaaataaagttataaacgaaaagaaatatgatattatcatttcCACACCATTAAGATTAATTGATGTAGTCAAGAATGAAGCATTAGATCTATCTAAAGTAAAGcatttaatatttgatgaagCAGATAAATTATTCGATAAGACTTTTGTAGAACAAACTGATGATATCTTGAGTTCATGTACAGATAATAGTCTTCGTAAGGCAATGTTTTCAGCTACCATACCATCGAATGTCGAGGAAATTGccaattcaataatgttAGATCCCATTAGAGTCATTATTGGTCATAAGGAAGCTGCAAATATGAATattgaacaaaaattaGTATTTTGTGGTAATGAAGAAGGGAAACTGATTGCAATTAGACAATTAGTTCAAGAAGGTGAATTCAAACCaccaattattattttcttagAGTCAATTACAAGAGCTAAGGCATTGTATCATGAATTAATGTATGATAGAATGAATGTTGATGTCATTCATGCAGAAAGGACTGCGTtacaaagagaaaaaatcattgaaagatttaagAGTGGTGACCTTTGGTGTTTAATTTGTACAGATGTCCTTGCTAGAGGTATTGATTTCAAAGGTGTTAACTTAGTCATTAACTATGATGTGCCAAGAACCGCACAAGCTTATGTCCATAGAATCGGTAGAACAGGGAGAGGTGGTCGTTCCGGTAAAGCCATCACGTTATACACCAAGCAAGATTCATTAGCAATTAAACCTATCATAAATGTCATGAAACAAAGTGGATGCGAAGTTGCTGAATGGATGAATAACATATCTAAGATTAccaaaaaggaaaaggaagcCATTAAGAGAGGTAAAAGTCATAcagaaagaaaacaaattaGTACGGTCCCAAAAATCGATATTCTTAAGAAAAAGAGgaaacaagaaatgattCAAGCTtcaaagagaagaaaattggaagaaCACCAGTGA
- the DSE1 gene encoding Dse1p (similar to Saccharomyces cerevisiae DSE1 (YER124C); ancestral locus Anc_8.133) translates to MNTEYYEPVTIFRQPAINIKKNFRNSTYQNGIGHNKFQYNKSWQTNTSKMGGSSNLRKVSGDFNDYYTTKKLKSSYWNINHNTNENFNKTIPNSLSINDSTIILSNGDSKDNLKLYNLNSMNNDVNENKIKLQTLQSITVPGTPITTSATISLPHNNESPFILTGHQDGQVNLISTSLTEGNAKIIKRFNHSKYLTSISSRGSTSRCYKSQLDNILNKFESKPIRNLKFKNSNEFISLINDSMFIYDINENKTPKFLQNFPMIESFAINPYHDDVLALCGSDFDNAGISLLDLRKDNDNHTSNNLFTPKVMEPVTRCAINSKSCEWMDETKLFQSHNGIIKVWDIRQTNGETICEIEPNSHFKTGIITSIKYDSIEKKLYSCDEFNNLISWNLQHLEKVKKCVLSYGILPSYENIPYESEEVSECGNFILNSSMGKSEGRKNNSNMMMDYCYDINGLITVDFEELGVHQICDVKCSIQDDKEGYELVEPQLEGEYNIQEIDEDEDVTDSSNETLIFSESYDVSSMEAYEGLVDNNHDAMMVTKKMY, encoded by the coding sequence ATGAATACTGAATATTACGAACCGGTAACGATATTCCGTCAACCAGCAATTAacatcaaaaaaaattttagAAACTCCACTTATCAAAATGGTATTGGTCATaacaaatttcaatataataaatcatgGCAGACAAATACATCAAAAATGGGCGGATCCTCAAATTTAAGAAAAGTTTCAGGTGATTTTAATGATTATTATACGactaaaaaattaaaatcaagTTATTGGAATATTAATCATAATACgaatgaaaatttcaataaaacTATACCAAATTCGTTATCAATCAATGATTCTACAATTATACTTTCAAATGGTGATTCTAAAGATAATCTCAAACTATACAATCTGAACAGTATGAATAATGATGTGaatgaaaacaaaataaaactgCAAACATTACAATCCATTACCGTACCAGGTACACCAATCACCACTTCAGCTACGATATCATTACCTCACAATAACGAAAGCCCGTTCATTTTAACAGGTCATCAAGATGGACAAGTGAATTTAATCTCCACATCACTCACTGAAGGGAATGCCAAGATAATAAAACGGTTTAACCATAGCAAGTATTTAACTAGTATATCATCAAGAGGGAGCACATCACGATGTTATAAATCACAATTAGACAATATATTAAACAAGTTTGAATCGAAACCAATTCGCAACttaaaattcaagaattctAACGAatttatatcattaattaatgattcCATGTTTATTTATGACATAAACGAAAATAAGACCCCTaaatttttacaaaatttcCCAATGATTGAATCGTTTGCAATTAATCCTTACCATGATGATGTCTTGGCACTTTGTGGATCTGATTTCGATAACGCTGGTATTTCCTTATTAGATCTTCGTAAGGATAATGATAATCATACTAGTAACAATTTATTCACACCAAAGGTAATGGAACCAGTTACAAGATGTGCGATCAATTCAAAGAGTTGTGAATGGATGGACGAAACAAAATTATTCCAAAGTCATAATGGTATAATTAAAGTATGGGATATTAGACAAACTAATGGTGAAACTATTTGTGAAATTGAACCAAATTCTCATTTTAAAACTGGTATTATTACATCAATTAAGTATGATTCCATTgagaagaaattatattcttgtgatgaattcaataatttaattaGTTGGAATTTACAGCATTTagaaaaagtgaaaaaatGTGTCTTATCATATGGTATATTACCATCCTACGAGAATATACCATATGAGTCTGAAGAAGTAAGTGAATGTGGTAATTTTATtctaaattcttcaatgggTAAATCAGAAggaaggaaaaataatagtaatatgATGATGGACTATTGTTATGATATTAATGGGTTAATTACTgttgattttgaagaattaggTGTGCATCAAATTTGTGACGTTAAATGTTCAATTCAAGATGATAAAGAGGGTTACGAATTAGTTGAACCACAGTTAGAAGgagaatataatattcaagaaattgacgaagatgaagatgttACAGATTCGTCGAACGAGACTTTAATATTCTCAGAATCATATGAtgtttcttcaatggaAGCTTATGAAGGACTCGTAGATAATAATCATGATGCGATGATGGTAACAAAAAAGATGTATTGA